One genomic region from Rhodococcus sp. SBT000017 encodes:
- a CDS encoding LpqN/LpqT family lipoprotein codes for MNDALSTESSEPTTIAEYLNAHALRVSPLDGAAAAELGITVPIPAGWQTLDPAQFPGATQVIVEPNLVENGFAPNAVLLVGALSRTIDPEALMALSFGDGRAMPGWVEREASAASWLGWPSRFIRGTYVAQQLEAAVTTRYVVVGVDTQYLVQLTVTTLASQLDALAFDVAAINDGLTTGT; via the coding sequence GTGAACGACGCCCTGTCGACGGAATCGTCCGAGCCCACCACGATCGCCGAGTATCTGAACGCACACGCGTTGCGCGTGTCGCCGCTCGACGGTGCCGCGGCGGCCGAACTCGGCATCACCGTGCCGATTCCTGCGGGATGGCAGACGCTCGATCCGGCGCAGTTTCCCGGGGCGACTCAGGTCATCGTGGAACCGAACCTGGTGGAGAACGGGTTCGCGCCCAACGCGGTGCTTCTGGTCGGTGCGTTGTCACGCACGATCGACCCGGAAGCGTTGATGGCATTGAGTTTCGGCGACGGACGTGCGATGCCCGGCTGGGTGGAGCGCGAGGCGAGCGCGGCGTCGTGGCTCGGCTGGCCGTCCCGATTCATTCGGGGTACGTACGTCGCGCAGCAACTCGAAGCCGCCGTGACGACGCGGTATGTGGTGGTGGGCGTCGATACCCAATACCTGGTGCAGTTGACGGTGACGACGTTGGCATCTCAGCTCGATGCGTTGGCCTTCGACGTCGCCGCGATCAACGATGGTTTGACCACTGGTACGTAG
- a CDS encoding DUF6188 family protein, producing the protein MKLAVDQLRVSRILLDFDLSIEFDNGASIAFSEVTVDGLIVDEDNQFEGLRAFATLHGLVCDDADYDEFGVLRLTFGGRQRVVASPRDEVESWEYTAADGSTVLCGPEGAVESWPAPEHPKAVAPTVERLPSIGATVVRLSTGDNPAVEFSDNTKLLFDLPLDSGYLVLRESVTSSSSSKEGGDRAHEDWVVELSSGHVIFYRPRTV; encoded by the coding sequence ATGAAACTCGCCGTCGATCAGCTCCGCGTCAGCAGAATTCTGCTCGATTTCGATCTGAGCATCGAATTCGACAACGGTGCCAGCATTGCCTTCAGTGAGGTGACGGTGGATGGCCTCATCGTCGACGAGGACAATCAGTTCGAGGGCCTACGCGCATTCGCGACACTGCACGGTCTTGTATGCGACGACGCAGACTACGACGAATTCGGTGTTCTCCGTCTGACGTTCGGGGGCCGGCAGAGAGTGGTGGCCAGCCCGCGAGACGAAGTCGAATCCTGGGAGTACACCGCCGCGGACGGTTCGACTGTTTTGTGTGGACCGGAAGGGGCCGTCGAATCGTGGCCCGCACCCGAGCACCCGAAGGCGGTGGCCCCGACCGTCGAGAGGCTTCCGTCCATCGGAGCCACCGTGGTCAGGCTCTCCACTGGCGACAACCCTGCCGTCGAATTCTCGGACAACACGAAGCTGCTGTTCGATCTTCCGCTCGATTCCGGATATCTCGTGTTGAGGGAGAGCGTCACGTCGAGCTCCAGCTCAAAAGAAGGCGGCGATAGGGCTCACGAGGATTGGGTAGTTGAGCTGTCCTCGGGGCACGTGATCTTCTACCGACCGCGCACCGTGTAG
- a CDS encoding ATP-binding protein, which produces MSEISTSATTNTAQDQFLSRSIGLHHTLASALADLIDNSIDARAHNVLVRFIQDGAAIVGLMVIDNGRGMDHATIDAAMSYGTRRNYSTSDLGHFGVGLKAASMSQAESLFVWSKADGHDAQARSIHGANTQQVHSIDPTLAGSTVTSIKPRFPFVTGTVVEWRGIRSFLMSADADEQVSWLEATIGDIRSHLGIVFHRLLGKDLTIGLDVFDIGYKRAGALNNVKPIDPFGYLGTGGARYPMPLDTGTGSTVLAHIWPARSQSTEFKLFGAPGRDWQGLYFYRNDRLLQIGGWNGLWHGRPDFGLARIAIDLDDDLRSHVTINPEKSGVVLDATAVAVLQQAILREYDGRNLLSDATSVLHAARSHTPRPISVVEPFEGFPQELSDAFSDAFTFVDGVDPVSVGWRVLARDAFFEVDLKTRTLWINARFRREILGRKGTDNTDVPILRTLLYLLVHSMFDVHRHSSRQQEQMQAWQDVLVAAMSAHREQMGALR; this is translated from the coding sequence ATGAGTGAAATTTCGACGTCGGCCACGACGAACACGGCACAAGACCAGTTCTTGTCCAGGTCTATCGGACTACATCACACCCTGGCTAGCGCGCTTGCAGACCTGATCGACAACAGTATCGACGCCCGGGCACACAATGTCCTTGTTCGCTTTATTCAAGATGGCGCCGCGATCGTTGGTCTGATGGTGATCGACAACGGTAGGGGCATGGATCACGCGACAATAGATGCCGCGATGTCTTATGGCACTCGGCGAAATTACAGCACGTCCGATCTCGGCCACTTCGGAGTCGGTCTAAAGGCCGCCTCGATGAGTCAGGCGGAGTCATTGTTCGTGTGGTCGAAAGCAGACGGTCATGACGCACAGGCACGCTCAATACACGGCGCAAACACGCAGCAGGTGCACTCCATCGACCCGACGCTTGCCGGCTCCACTGTCACATCGATCAAGCCTCGATTCCCGTTCGTGACGGGGACTGTGGTGGAGTGGCGCGGGATCAGATCGTTCTTGATGTCTGCTGATGCCGATGAGCAGGTCAGCTGGCTCGAAGCGACCATCGGTGACATTCGGAGTCATCTCGGCATCGTCTTCCACAGGTTGCTAGGCAAGGATCTGACCATCGGCCTCGATGTCTTCGACATCGGCTACAAGCGGGCGGGGGCGCTGAACAACGTCAAGCCCATCGATCCGTTCGGATATCTGGGGACTGGCGGAGCCCGGTATCCGATGCCGCTGGACACCGGCACGGGATCGACTGTCTTGGCGCATATCTGGCCGGCACGGAGTCAGTCGACAGAGTTCAAGCTCTTCGGCGCGCCCGGTCGCGACTGGCAGGGCTTGTACTTCTATCGAAACGACAGGTTGCTGCAGATCGGCGGTTGGAACGGGCTCTGGCACGGTCGGCCCGATTTCGGACTGGCGCGGATTGCAATCGATCTCGATGACGACCTTCGATCGCACGTCACGATCAACCCGGAGAAGTCCGGCGTGGTGCTCGACGCGACCGCAGTCGCGGTCTTGCAGCAGGCCATACTGCGTGAATACGACGGTAGAAACCTTCTGTCCGACGCCACCTCCGTACTTCATGCGGCACGCAGTCACACGCCGCGACCCATTTCGGTCGTCGAGCCCTTCGAGGGCTTCCCTCAAGAACTTTCGGACGCCTTCAGCGATGCGTTCACATTCGTTGACGGTGTGGATCCGGTCAGCGTCGGTTGGCGGGTGCTCGCCAGAGACGCATTCTTCGAGGTGGATCTCAAGACCCGCACTTTGTGGATCAATGCCCGCTTCCGACGCGAGATACTGGGTCGTAAGGGTACCGACAACACGGACGTGCCGATATTAAGAACATTGCTGTATCTGTTGGTGCACAGCATGTTCGATGTGCACCGTCATAGTTCCAGACAGCAGGAACAGATGCAGGCATGGCAGGACGTGCTGGTGGCGGCAATGTCTGCCCACCGTGAGCAGATGGGGGCACTTCGATGA
- a CDS encoding HAD family hydrolase yields MKRTEEVVVVATDLDGTLLRSDRTVSARTAAAMAAADAAGIRVVWATARARHSIDELAASCGFRGTAIGANGAVVLDLADGFPAIVGTRSVPAETVASAKSVVRSLVPGVAFATVGATRFVAEARYAELCVFADHHRQPHEMELSEHGLPVDVEPTVKIVARHRDTTSEELYELVAAVGVDGVELTHSGAPYIEMSAAGVSKASALQELCERWGISSGSVAAVGDARNDLPMLTWAGTALCPSNAAEPVRSVADRVLESNDDDAVARYLEELTARRAKL; encoded by the coding sequence GTGAAGAGAACCGAAGAGGTCGTCGTTGTCGCAACCGATCTCGACGGCACCCTGTTGCGTTCGGACCGAACCGTCTCTGCGCGAACGGCCGCCGCGATGGCTGCGGCTGACGCCGCCGGAATCAGGGTGGTGTGGGCCACCGCTCGCGCGCGACACTCCATCGACGAACTCGCAGCGTCCTGCGGATTTCGCGGGACGGCGATCGGTGCCAACGGGGCTGTCGTCCTCGACTTGGCCGACGGCTTCCCGGCCATCGTCGGCACCAGGTCGGTACCGGCCGAGACGGTGGCCTCGGCCAAATCGGTCGTGCGCTCCCTCGTTCCCGGCGTGGCTTTCGCGACCGTCGGTGCCACGCGATTCGTGGCCGAGGCGCGGTACGCCGAGCTGTGCGTGTTCGCAGACCATCACCGGCAGCCGCACGAGATGGAACTGTCGGAGCACGGTCTGCCGGTCGACGTCGAGCCGACGGTCAAAATCGTTGCTCGGCACAGAGATACGACGAGCGAGGAGTTGTACGAGCTCGTCGCTGCTGTGGGGGTGGACGGAGTGGAGTTGACCCATTCCGGTGCTCCGTACATCGAGATGTCCGCAGCGGGAGTCTCGAAAGCCAGTGCCCTGCAGGAATTGTGCGAGCGTTGGGGGATCTCTTCGGGTTCGGTTGCGGCAGTGGGAGATGCGCGCAACGATCTGCCGATGCTGACCTGGGCGGGTACGGCGTTGTGCCCGTCGAATGCCGCTGAGCCCGTGCGATCCGTTGCCGATCGAGTGCTCGAATCCAACGACGATGACGCGGTTGCGCGCTATCTGGAGGAGCTCACCGCGCGCAGAGCGAAACTGTAG
- a CDS encoding Z1 domain-containing protein, giving the protein MTDSAQLIAAIGREFGLYPPEPLVAPIKGRLGNSVPEDFGIDDIVTVLVSDDVPQLRAVVRASLLKWDLETAEPWCLDTGPGSPERRVRIYELLGVPDEGFSILDSTFPRRGGAVIIAAQQPWSPWYTHQRQLEHNFYWRAYRGVLSSKLDADTVEDLDSVTSRIVARLADPVREEPYQSKGLVVGYVQSGKTANFTGVVAKAIDAGYRFVVVLTGTIELLRSQTQRRLDMELIGQQNIGADGDYAQDPDWNAGKFVRLEEDPNFSSTSPAIRRLTGATDDYKTLNKGISALEWEFVDHSRPLNDPKNLFASNIRVAVVKKNSTVLTRLVEDLGRSRTALEQIPALIIDDEADQASVNTLNPARWAADTIERTAINARITDLLSVLKRAQYIGYTATPFANVFVDVEDSETIFPKDFIVSLDRPKPYMGGSDFHDSDDGDEFDDSERTPANSNKAAFVRDLWAGWDGEGRESEQLKALDSFVLSGAIKLFRESKGSSTFRHHTMLVHESVKTTEHTAVADEFKALWKSAGYSQPSSLVRLEQLWVEDFSVVSAARAEVGVVNPTTFEELEEFVGIAYNKISEGSSPVIIVNGEKQDDYLQEALNFEARGVWKILVGGTKLSRGFTVEGLTTTYYTRRTPQADTLMQMGRWFGFRPGYRDLVRLFIGRDVPGPAGRSFDMYEAFATIVADEAEFRSELARFADLNAGGEPMVTPMDVPPMVFQSQPWLKPAAANKMYNAEQVYRGVGGQAFSFTMQKPRGDGTNNKKHFEAVGPLLRSMQGSATFEMTGSHGIRRRFEAQYGVVLAEEVLEIVSRFVWDEKWTFEPHLAAMRSAIERDMLKDFAILLPKPKTRQPVAVKGWDEPLPIVNRKRLDGEYRSGFSGTAVREREAIEHIAGAPGKDGGPQARQLRQGTRGGLILVFANDPAVGSKNMKRARTGPVDPGDFATLFSYALPYLAESTPRIGFRVRQPGPDAIVDAT; this is encoded by the coding sequence ATGACTGACTCGGCTCAGTTGATCGCGGCAATCGGACGAGAGTTTGGTTTGTATCCGCCCGAGCCGTTGGTGGCTCCGATCAAGGGTCGACTCGGTAACTCAGTACCAGAGGACTTTGGGATAGACGACATCGTAACTGTGTTGGTCTCCGACGACGTTCCTCAGTTGCGCGCTGTTGTTCGTGCGAGCCTGTTGAAGTGGGATCTGGAGACAGCTGAACCTTGGTGTCTCGATACCGGTCCCGGATCACCCGAGCGGCGTGTGCGGATATACGAGTTGCTTGGAGTTCCGGACGAGGGCTTCTCCATTCTCGACAGCACCTTCCCGAGGCGCGGTGGAGCGGTCATCATTGCTGCGCAGCAGCCTTGGTCGCCGTGGTATACCCACCAACGCCAACTCGAGCACAACTTCTACTGGCGCGCGTATCGGGGCGTGCTGTCCTCGAAGCTGGACGCAGACACTGTCGAGGACCTGGATTCGGTGACATCGAGGATCGTTGCGCGGCTTGCCGACCCCGTTCGCGAAGAGCCCTACCAATCGAAGGGCCTGGTCGTCGGCTACGTGCAGAGCGGCAAGACGGCAAACTTCACCGGTGTCGTTGCGAAGGCGATAGATGCCGGATACCGGTTTGTTGTCGTCCTGACGGGAACGATCGAACTGCTACGCAGTCAGACTCAGCGCCGCCTCGACATGGAACTCATCGGACAGCAGAACATCGGTGCTGACGGTGACTATGCCCAAGATCCGGACTGGAATGCTGGCAAATTTGTTCGTCTGGAGGAAGATCCGAACTTCTCGTCGACATCGCCCGCGATACGACGACTCACTGGCGCAACCGATGACTACAAGACGCTGAACAAGGGTATCAGCGCGTTGGAGTGGGAGTTCGTCGACCACAGTCGCCCGCTGAACGATCCGAAGAACCTGTTTGCCAGCAATATCCGTGTCGCTGTGGTCAAGAAGAACTCCACCGTGCTGACACGACTGGTCGAAGATCTGGGGCGTAGTCGTACTGCGCTGGAACAGATTCCCGCGCTGATAATCGACGACGAGGCTGACCAGGCATCGGTGAACACGTTGAATCCGGCGAGGTGGGCTGCCGACACGATCGAGCGCACGGCCATCAATGCACGCATCACCGACCTGCTGAGCGTACTGAAGCGCGCCCAATACATCGGTTACACGGCAACGCCTTTCGCAAATGTCTTCGTCGACGTCGAGGACAGTGAAACGATCTTTCCCAAAGACTTCATCGTCAGTCTCGACCGTCCGAAACCGTACATGGGTGGTTCTGATTTCCATGACTCCGACGACGGTGACGAGTTCGACGATTCGGAGCGGACGCCCGCCAACTCGAACAAGGCCGCATTCGTACGTGACTTGTGGGCGGGCTGGGATGGTGAAGGCCGTGAGAGCGAGCAGCTCAAGGCATTGGACTCGTTTGTGCTGTCCGGTGCCATCAAACTGTTCCGGGAAAGCAAGGGATCCAGTACCTTCCGGCACCATACGATGCTCGTCCACGAATCGGTGAAGACTACCGAGCACACCGCAGTCGCGGACGAGTTCAAGGCGCTGTGGAAGTCTGCCGGCTACTCCCAGCCATCGAGCCTCGTTCGACTGGAGCAGTTGTGGGTCGAAGACTTCTCGGTCGTCTCCGCCGCACGCGCCGAGGTTGGCGTCGTCAACCCAACAACGTTCGAGGAGCTCGAAGAATTCGTCGGCATCGCGTACAACAAGATTTCCGAGGGCTCGAGTCCCGTCATCATCGTCAACGGGGAGAAGCAGGACGACTACCTGCAGGAAGCGCTGAACTTCGAGGCACGCGGGGTGTGGAAGATTCTGGTCGGCGGAACGAAGCTCAGTCGCGGTTTCACCGTGGAGGGATTGACCACTACCTACTACACACGTCGGACGCCGCAAGCCGACACTCTGATGCAGATGGGGCGCTGGTTCGGCTTCCGGCCCGGATACCGTGACCTGGTGCGCTTGTTCATCGGGCGCGACGTTCCAGGGCCTGCCGGTAGATCGTTCGACATGTACGAGGCCTTCGCGACGATCGTGGCGGACGAGGCGGAGTTCCGATCTGAGCTGGCCCGGTTCGCCGACCTCAATGCAGGCGGGGAGCCGATGGTGACCCCCATGGACGTACCGCCGATGGTGTTTCAGTCCCAACCGTGGCTCAAGCCTGCGGCCGCGAACAAGATGTACAACGCCGAGCAGGTCTACCGCGGCGTCGGCGGACAGGCGTTCAGTTTCACGATGCAAAAGCCGCGCGGCGACGGAACCAACAATAAGAAGCACTTCGAGGCAGTTGGACCTTTGCTGAGGAGCATGCAGGGCTCGGCCACGTTCGAGATGACCGGAAGTCACGGAATTCGTCGGAGATTCGAGGCGCAGTACGGAGTTGTTCTGGCCGAAGAGGTCCTCGAGATCGTCAGTCGATTCGTGTGGGACGAGAAGTGGACGTTCGAGCCCCATCTGGCGGCGATGAGATCCGCGATCGAACGAGACATGCTGAAGGACTTCGCGATTCTGCTGCCGAAGCCGAAGACCCGTCAGCCCGTCGCGGTCAAGGGCTGGGATGAACCGCTTCCCATCGTCAACCGAAAACGACTGGACGGTGAGTACCGCTCCGGCTTCAGCGGTACAGCCGTCCGCGAGCGAGAAGCTATCGAGCACATCGCAGGGGCTCCGGGAAAAGACGGTGGGCCACAGGCTCGACAGTTACGGCAGGGCACCCGAGGGGGACTGATCTTGGTCTTCGCGAACGATCCTGCTGTCGGCTCCAAGAACATGAAGCGCGCGAGAACGGGGCCGGTCGATCCAGGTGATTTCGCCACTCTCTTCTCCTACGCTCTGCCGTACTTGGCAGAATCCACGCCGAGGATCGGATTCCGTGTGCGACAGCCTGGTCCGGACGCAATCGTCGATGCAACATGA
- a CDS encoding metallophosphoesterase produces MTDRQTQHPEQSVSPDGSTRPRTRRIVVPTVVSLVCAVLVALPAWTIVFAGAQWPVVAQLVGSAVAVAAFVALPAAMYLGHRPSAEGAPKDAWARVGDVLLGSVWIAFVWSALSLLLRLGLWVAGVDDPLRSRIVSVTTVVVVVVLALWGHYEAMRTPRVRHTTVRIDRLGARFDGLRVVLVTDTHFGPLDRTTWSHRLTDAVNALEPDVLAHVGDIADGSVDRRRAQAAPLEAMLASAARVYVTGNHEYFGEAQEWLDHMENLGWNSLHNRHVVLYRGEDALIIAGVDDATAAGSGAPGHGADLVRALAGTDPAIPVLLLAHQPKQIGDAVDAGVDLQVSGHTHGGQIWPFSALVRLDQPVVHGLSRHGARTQLYTSRGSGFWGPPFRVFAPSEISVLTLVAG; encoded by the coding sequence ATGACGGATCGACAGACGCAGCACCCCGAACAGTCGGTCTCACCGGACGGGTCGACGCGACCGCGCACTCGACGGATCGTCGTGCCGACCGTTGTTTCGTTGGTCTGCGCTGTGCTTGTCGCGCTGCCGGCCTGGACTATCGTGTTCGCGGGTGCGCAGTGGCCGGTGGTTGCACAGCTGGTCGGCTCTGCGGTTGCGGTCGCCGCATTCGTGGCTCTGCCTGCGGCGATGTATCTGGGCCACCGGCCGAGTGCCGAGGGGGCCCCCAAGGACGCGTGGGCGCGCGTCGGAGACGTGTTGTTGGGCTCGGTCTGGATCGCGTTCGTGTGGTCGGCACTCTCGCTGCTGCTGCGGCTCGGTCTGTGGGTGGCCGGGGTCGACGACCCTCTTCGGTCGCGGATCGTGTCGGTGACAACCGTGGTCGTCGTAGTCGTCCTGGCGCTGTGGGGTCATTACGAGGCGATGCGAACTCCCCGCGTGCGACACACGACCGTCAGGATCGATCGGCTCGGGGCTCGATTCGACGGTCTACGAGTGGTTCTCGTGACCGACACGCATTTCGGCCCGCTCGATCGAACGACGTGGTCGCATCGATTGACCGACGCCGTCAATGCGCTCGAACCTGATGTGTTGGCCCACGTCGGCGATATCGCCGACGGCTCGGTCGATCGGCGTCGAGCGCAGGCCGCGCCGTTGGAGGCAATGCTCGCGAGTGCGGCGCGCGTGTACGTCACCGGCAATCACGAGTACTTCGGCGAGGCGCAGGAGTGGCTCGATCACATGGAAAACCTCGGATGGAACTCCCTGCACAATCGCCACGTGGTGCTGTACCGCGGTGAGGACGCACTGATCATCGCGGGCGTCGACGACGCCACCGCCGCAGGGTCGGGTGCGCCCGGCCACGGTGCCGATCTCGTGCGCGCACTTGCCGGAACCGATCCCGCGATCCCCGTACTGTTGCTGGCTCATCAGCCGAAACAGATCGGTGACGCTGTCGACGCCGGCGTCGATCTGCAGGTCTCCGGCCACACACACGGCGGTCAGATCTGGCCGTTCTCGGCCTTGGTTCGGCTCGACCAGCCGGTGGTGCACGGTCTGAGCAGACACGGCGCGCGAACTCAGCTCTACACCAGCCGCGGATCGGGATTCTGGGGTCCGCCTTTCCGAGTGTTCGCGCCCAGTGAGATTTCCGTTCTGACATTGGTCGCCGGCTGA
- a CDS encoding plasmid pRiA4b ORF-3 family protein, which produces MSMRTGRVRHLSVVPNLSDTDEPADDNATEAMRRGLVNLVLRVTVDHTRPQIWRRVRVRSDLLLSELHAVLQKALGWEDRHLHAFSVRTAGATRRFEMEVTLDDEPDGEASSEERVRIDDVLTASGSTMTYEYDFGDGWTHTIVLEQIDSDIDDLRSVCLDGARACPPEESGGPSRYAQALDIAADPSDPEHAAQLARWGAAFDPALFDADAVNTVLHSLDVGRSVLAEAVAAAPAIGKLFGRVRPTEVPSLMALLPRCELTVESSVDLPVAEIAMAKLTWFLGRIGNDGADLTGAGYLKPAFVAAIREELDWGLGWVGPSNREIDHHQVTDLREAARHLGLTRTSKGRLLRTKLGAALTDDPVGMWRHTASRLPLGKETYETDAATLFLISLAASASAAHRNEMLIETVAELGWASEDSGVFDAQFAAQATVSFLDLIGAHGPRFYFRQEVSDSPSWSRRFARDALLS; this is translated from the coding sequence ATGTCGATGAGAACCGGTCGCGTCCGGCACCTGTCTGTGGTGCCGAATTTGTCCGACACCGACGAACCGGCCGACGACAACGCGACGGAAGCCATGCGGCGGGGCCTGGTGAACTTGGTGCTTCGGGTGACCGTGGATCACACCCGTCCGCAGATCTGGCGTCGGGTGCGGGTGCGCTCGGATCTGCTGCTGTCCGAGCTGCACGCGGTGCTCCAGAAGGCTCTCGGGTGGGAGGACCGGCATCTGCATGCGTTCAGCGTCAGGACCGCCGGTGCCACGCGTCGATTCGAGATGGAAGTGACGCTCGACGACGAACCGGACGGCGAGGCGTCGAGCGAAGAGCGAGTGCGGATCGACGACGTGCTCACGGCATCGGGTTCCACCATGACGTACGAGTACGACTTCGGTGACGGGTGGACACACACGATCGTTCTGGAGCAGATCGATTCCGATATCGACGACCTCCGATCCGTCTGCCTCGACGGGGCACGCGCATGTCCACCCGAGGAGTCTGGCGGGCCTTCGCGCTATGCACAGGCGCTCGACATCGCTGCCGACCCGTCCGATCCCGAACACGCAGCCCAGCTGGCGCGGTGGGGCGCGGCTTTCGATCCGGCTCTGTTCGACGCCGATGCAGTCAACACAGTGCTGCACTCGCTCGACGTGGGGCGTTCGGTGCTCGCCGAAGCGGTGGCGGCGGCTCCGGCTATCGGAAAGCTGTTCGGTCGGGTGCGTCCTACGGAGGTGCCGTCACTGATGGCGTTGCTTCCGCGGTGCGAACTCACAGTCGAGAGCTCGGTCGATCTACCCGTCGCAGAAATTGCAATGGCCAAGTTGACGTGGTTTCTCGGCAGAATCGGCAACGACGGAGCCGACCTGACGGGTGCCGGCTACCTCAAGCCCGCATTCGTGGCGGCGATTCGTGAGGAGCTCGACTGGGGTCTGGGGTGGGTAGGGCCGAGCAATCGCGAGATCGACCATCATCAGGTGACCGATCTGCGCGAGGCGGCGCGGCACCTCGGGTTGACCCGCACATCGAAGGGCAGGTTGCTGCGCACCAAGCTCGGTGCAGCTTTGACCGACGACCCGGTAGGTATGTGGCGACATACGGCCTCGCGCCTCCCTCTGGGAAAGGAGACGTACGAGACCGACGCGGCGACTCTCTTCCTGATCTCCCTGGCCGCATCGGCATCCGCGGCGCATCGCAACGAGATGTTGATCGAGACCGTGGCCGAATTAGGCTGGGCCAGCGAAGATTCCGGTGTTTTCGACGCTCAGTTCGCGGCGCAGGCCACGGTGAGCTTCCTCGATCTCATCGGTGCACACGGTCCGCGGTTCTACTTCCGTCAAGAGGTATCGGACTCGCCGAGCTGGTCGCGCAGGTTCGCAAGGGACGCATTGCTGAGCTGA